One Lytechinus variegatus isolate NC3 chromosome 14, Lvar_3.0, whole genome shotgun sequence genomic region harbors:
- the LOC121428168 gene encoding zinc finger MYND domain-containing protein 12-like: MTLNPLSNPKGVKLLCELCQKPAFIQCTRCRVTYYCSVEHQQADWVGIHEKICQLLIPLRTTQVSFLSSEEQRKKQEVEMLERREHMIELTRTTGQKLLFEGKHEQAVPAAMQSLRFSIDVHGLDSIELVPSYLILAEASIGLHKLTQAEEYLAQAQWTVVKTPDASHAIKSKLYRNWGLLYAAEGNYEEALRNLADDIFNASEQYGTDNIGTSGGYFHMANVFFRQNHMDVADSLYGRVTDIWHTHLLRLVRARTHRAETPAGVGAVAVELKKAKPESLDEAQEAEAKQVLHSIHDIREQSNPQDPVTVALVCHALGMLYFLLEEYSKARDLTEKCQTLMKSSGEEDSEMMGHVADFSQALDELPSKKEQGFMASGY, translated from the exons TTCAGTGGAGCACCAGCAAGCTGACTGGGTCGGGATCCATGAGAAGATCTGTCAGCTCCTGATCCCTCTCAGAACCACCCAGGTTTCTTTCCTATCTTCCGAGGAGCAGCGAAAGAAACAAGAAGTTGAGATGCTGGAGAGAAGG GAACACATGATAGAGCTGACACGGACAACGGGTCAGAAGTTACTCTTTGAAGGAAAACACGAGCAGGCGGTCCCCGCAGCGATGCAGTCTCTCAGGTTTAGCATTGATGTGCACGGGCTTGATAGCATAGAATTGGTTCCTTCTTATCTCATCTTGGCTGAAGCAAGCATTG GTCTTCACAAGCTAACGCAGGCAGAGGAATACCTTGCCCAGGCTCAGTGGACTGTCGTGAAGACACCCGATGCTAGTCACGCCATCAAGTCCAAACTCTACAGGAACTGGGGACTGCTCTACGCAGCAGAGGGCAACTATGAAGAAGCGCTAAGGAACCTGGCTGATGAC ATCTTCAATGCTTCCGAGCAGTATGGTACAGACAACATCGGAACCTCGGGCGGCTACTTCCACATGGCCAACGTTTTCTTCCGTCAAAATCACATGGACGTCGCAGACTCCCTCTATGGCAGGGTGACAGACATTTGGCACACCCATTTACTGAGATTGGTGAGGGCACGCACCCATCGGGCGGAGACGCCAGCGGGGGTAGGAGCTGTGGCGGTAGAGCTGAAGAAAGCAAAACCAGAGTCCTTAG ATGAAGCACAAGAAGCGGAAGCCAAGCAAGTCTTACATTCCATTCATGACATTAGAGAGCAGTCCAATCCACAAGATCCGGTCACCGTGGCACTGGTTTGCCACGCCCTCGGGATGCTGTACTTCTTACTGGAAGAATACTCGAAG GCAAGAGACCTCACAGAGAAATGCCAAACGTTGATGAAGTCATCGGGTGAAGAGGACTCAGAGATGATGGGCCACGTCGCAGACTTCAGTCAGGCGTTGGATGAATTACCCAGCAAGAAAGAACAAGGATTCATGGCTAGTGGCTACTGA
- the LOC121428169 gene encoding acetyl-coenzyme A transporter 1-like — MRRGKDRQGSDMQEVDDRAALMKEDMDVPTDRKGLDSEPDKNHAGCTNLGRDRNSIALLLLLYILQGIPLGLAGSIPLLLQSRSISYKQQAIFSFVYWPFSVKLLWAPIVDSVFFSRIGRRKSWLIPCQYLIGLFMMILSGQVTSLLGDDGADPNVLLLTVLFFMLNFLAATQDIAVDGWALTMLSPSNVGYASTCNSVGQTAGYFIGNVIFIALESAHFCNTYLRWEPQEQGIVTLQDFLFFWGIVFFITTTIIGILKHEKDSHGDHEMDVITAYKQFYQILQLPVVKNFLMIVITSKMGYAAADAITGLKLIEAGVPREDMALLAVPLVPLQIILPWIISKYTAGTRPLNIYLKAMPWRLIMGLEFAFVVWVTPSFKLADGSFPVSYFLLLLISYAVHQVALYSMFVSTMAFNARVSDPLMGGTYMTLLNTVSNLGGNWPVTVALWLVDSLSWKSCHGGTEEGLDCDTKAEAEVCTKADGKCVTDIDGYYIESILCVIIGFAWLRICAQRIRRLQELPLDSWRLPTKGSSRSPQKGSSID; from the exons ATGAGAAGAGGCAAGGATAGACAGGGGAGTGACATGCAAGAGGTTGATGATAGAGCGGCTCTTATGAAAGAAGATATGGATGTCCCAACAGACAGAAAAGGGCTGGATTCCGAACCTGATAAAAACCATGCAGGATGCACTAACCTTGGTCGGGATCGGAACAGTATCGCGTTGCTTCTGCTTCTCTACATCCTTCAGGGGATACCCCTTGGCCTTGCCGGAAGCATCCCTCTCCTCCTGCAAAGCCGTAGCATCAGCTACAAGCAACAAGCTATCTTCAGCTTTGTGTACTGGCCATTTAGCGTAAAGCTCCTCTGGGCACCTATCGTTGATTCTGTGTTCTTTTCACGGATCGGTCGTCGCAAGTCGTGGCTGATCCCATGTCAGTACTTGATTGGCCTTTTCATGATGATACTATCAGGCCAAGTTACAAGTCTCCTGGGTGATGATGGAGCAGATCCTAATGTCCTCTTGCTGACCGTTCTCTTCTTTATGCTGAACTTCCTGGCAGCCACGCAGGATATCGCTGTGGACGGTTGGGCCCTTACTATGTTGTCTCCGAGTAATGTTGGATATGCGTCAACATGCAATTCCGTTGGTCAGACAGCTGGTTACTTCATTGGGAATGTGATCTTCATTGCTCTGGAGTCCGCTCATTTTTGCAATACTTACTTACGCTGGGAGCCTCAGGAGCAGGGAATAGTCACTTTACAAG attttttatttttctgggggATCGTTTTCTTCATAACAACAACCATCATCGGCATATTAAAGCATGAGAAGGATAGCCATGGAGATCATGAGATGGATGTCATCACTGCATATAAACAGTTCTATCAAATTTTGCAGCTTCCAGTTGTCAAAAACTTTCTTATGATTGTCATCACTTCTAAG ATGGGTTATGCAGCTGCTGATGCCATCACGGGTCTCAAACTGATAGAAGCCGGAGTACCGAGGGAGGACATGGCTCTCCTCGCTGTCCCACTCGTCCCCCTCCAGATAATCTTGCCTTGGATTATTAGCAAGTATACAGCCGGAACAAGGCCGTTGAATATCTACCTCAAAGCCATGCCATGGAG GTTGATTATGGGCCTTGAATTTGCCTTTGTAGTCTGGGTAACTCCATCGTTTAAACTTGCTGATGGATCTTTCCCTGTctcttattttttgttgcttCTCATCAGCTATGCAGTTCATCAG GTGGCCCTTTACAGCATGTTTGTATCTACCATGGCATTCAATGCCCGTGTCTCTGATCCTTTGATGGGAGGTACTTACATGACCCTGCTCAACACCGTCTCCAACCTCGGGGGCAACTGGCCCGTCACGGTAGCCCTATGGCTAGTGGACAGCCTCAGCTGGAAGTCATGCCATGGGGGCACAGAGGAAGGGTTGGACTGCGACACGAAAGCAGAAGCAGAG GTATGCACAAAAGCTGATGGCAAATGCGTCACCGATATCGACGGCTACTACATAGAATCCATCCTCTGCGTGATAATCGGGTTTGCATGGTTGAGAATCTGCGCACAAAGGATACGCAGGCTGCAAGAGCTACCTCTTGATTCTTGGAGATTACCAACTAAAGGATCATCAAGGTCACCTCAGAAAGGCTCATCAATAGATTGA